The Meriones unguiculatus strain TT.TT164.6M chromosome 6, Bangor_MerUng_6.1, whole genome shotgun sequence genome has a window encoding:
- the Cdcp1 gene encoding CUB domain-containing protein 1 translates to MARPACGFSAALLGALLLGTACLLRGAEAFEIALPHGSGITVHIRLASPALPVKACYIIMSRQHMTELLVKPGERRSFTFSCSNPEKHFVLKIEKSIDCMSGPCPFGEVPLQPTTAELPALNRTFIWDVRAHKRIGLELQFSAPRLRQIGPGEGCEDGVTHSISGRIDATEVRIGTFCSNGTVSRIKMQEGVKMALHLPWFHSRNISGFSIANRSSIKRLCIIESVFEGEGSATLMSANYPGGFPEDELMTWQFVVPAHLRASVSFLSFNVSNCERKEERVEYYIPGSTTNPEVFRLEDQQPGNMAGNFNLSLQGCDQDAQSPGILRLRFQVLVQRPQNESSKTYVVDLSQERAMSLTIEPRPVRHGRRFVPGCFVCLESRTCSTNVTLTAGSKHKISFLCDDLTRLWANVEKTLSCLDHRYCYSKSFNLQVPRDILQLPVQLHDFSWRLQVPKDRLSLLLVPGQKLQQHTRERACNTSFGYLVASTTPSQDLYFGSFCPGGSIEKIQVKQNSSVTLRTYAPSFQHEVSRQALTASFIPYFKEEGIFTVTPDIKSKVYLRTPNWDRGLPALSSVSWNISVPSNQVACLTFFKERSGVVCQSGRAFMIIQEQQSRAEEIFSLEEEVLPKPSFHRRNFWVNISNCSPMNGKQLDLLFWVTLTPRTADLAVIIGAAGGGALLLFALGLLICCVRKKKRVSKGPAVGIYNGNVNTQVPQMQKFQKRRKDNDSHVYAVIEDTMVYGHLLQDSGGSSIQPEVDTYRPFQGPVGDCPPSPPPMFFRTPTAKFTADEPAPRSSPEPESEPYTFSHPSKGEVGFRETDIPLVDTQGPVETEE, encoded by the exons AAGCATTTGAAATCGCTCTGCCCCATGGAAGTGGGATTACGGTGCACATCAGGCTGGCAAGCCCGGCCCTGCCTGTGAAAGCCTGCTACATCATCATGTCTAGACAGCATATGACTGAGTTGCTGGTTAAGCCCGGAGAAAGGAGGTCTTTCACCTTTAGCTGCAGCAATCCGGAGAAGCACTTTGTCTTGAAGATTGAGAAGAGTATTG ACTGCATGTCAGGCCCGTGTCCTTTTGGGGAGGTTCCCCTCCAGCCGACCACAGCAGAGCTGCCCGCCCTCAACAGAACTTTCATCTGGGACGTCAGGGCGCATAAGCGCATCGGCCTGGAGCTGCAGTTCTCAGCCCCTCGCCTGAGGCAGATCGGGCCAGGCGAGGGCTGTGAGGACGGGGTCACTCACTCCATCAGCGGCCGAATAGATGCCACCGAGGTCAGGATCGGGACCTTCTGCAGTAATGGCACTGTGTCCCGTATCAAGATGCAGGAGGGTGTGAAGATGGCCCTGCACCTGCCCTGGTTCCACTCTAGGAACATCTCAGGCTTCAGTATCGCAAACCGGTCGTCGATAAAAC GCCTGTGCATCATCGAGTCGGTGTTTGAGGGTGAAGGCTCGGCCACCCTCATGTCTGCCAACTACCCAGGAGGCTTCCCTGAGGATGAGCTCATGACCTGGCAGTTCGTTGTCCCTGCGCACCTGAGGGCCAGCGTCTCCTTCCTCAGCTTCAACGTCTCCAACTGTGAGAGGAAGGAGGAGCGGGTGGAGTACTACATCCCCGGGTCCACCACCAACCCGGAGGTGTTCAGGCTGGAGGACCAGCAGCCCGGGAACATGGCCGGCAACTTCAACCTCTCCCTGCAAGGCTGTGACCAGGATGCCCAAAGCCCAGGAATCCTTCGGCTCCGCTTTCAGGTCCTGGTCCAACGCCCACAGAACGAAAGCA GTAAAACCTACGTGGTGGACCTGAGTCAAGAGCGAGCCATGTCGCTAACCATAGAGCCACGGCCAGTCAGACATGGCCGCAGGTTTGTCCCTGGCTGCTTTGTGTGTCTGGAGTCCCGGACCTGTAGTACCAATGTCACCCTGACAGCTGGCTCCAAACACAAGATTTCCTTCCTGTGCGATGACCTGACACGCCTGTGGGCGAATGTGGAGAAAACCCTAA GCTGTCTGGACCATCGCTACTGCTACAGCAAGTCCTTCAACCTGCAGGTGCCCCGGGACATCCTCCAGCTGCCTGTGCAGCTGCACGACTTCTCCTGGAGGCTGCAGGTGCCGAAGGACAGGCTCAGCCTTCTCCTGGTGCCAGGCCAGAAGCTCCAGCAGCACACGCGCGAGAGGGCCTGTAACACCAGCTTTGGCTACCTTGTGGCCAGCACCACCCCCAGCCAGGACCTATACTTTGGCTCCTTCTGCCCAGGAGGCTCCATCGAGAAGATCCAGGTGAAGCAAAACAGCTCGGTGACACTGCGAACGTATGCTCCCAGCTTCCAACATGAAGTCTCCAGGCAAGCCCTGACAGCGTCCTTCATACCCTATTTCAAAG AGGAAGGCATCTTCACGGTGACCCCAGACATAAAAAGCAAGGTCTACCTGAGAACACCCAACTGGGATCGAGGCCTGCCCGCCCTCTCCTCCGTGTCCTGGAACATCAGTGTGCCTAGCAACCAAGTGGCTTGTCTGACCTTCTTCAAAGAGCGTTCTGGCGTGGTCTGCCAGTCGGGGCGAGCCTTCATGATCATCCAGGAGCAGCAGAGCCGGGCGGAGGAGATCTTCAGCCTGGAGGAGGAAGTGCTGCCTAAGCCAAGTTTCCATCGTCGCAACTTCTGGGTTAACATCTCCAATTGCAGCCCCATGAACGGCAAGCAGCTAGATCTGCTCTTCTGGGTGACTCTTACCCCGAGGACTGCGG ATTTGGCTGTCATCATTGGTGCAGCAGGAGGCGGGGCTCTGCTGCTGTTTGCCCTGGGCCTCCTCATCTGCTGCGTGAGAAAGAA GAAGAGGGTCAGCAAGGGTCCTGCTGTGGGCATCTACAATGGCAACGTCAATACCCAGGTGCCCCAGATGCAAAAGTTCCAGAAAAGACGGAAGGACAATGATTCCCACGTGTATGCCGTCATCGAGGACACCATGGTCTATGGGCACCTGCTTCAGGACTCCGGCGGCTCCTCCATCCAGCCAGAGGTGGACACCTACCGGCCCTTCCAGGGCCCCGTGGGGGActgccccccctccccaccccctatgTTCTTCAGGACCCCAACTGCAAAGTTCACTGCCGATGAGCCAGCCCCTAGGAGCTCTCCTGAGCCTGAGAGCGAACCCTACACTTTCTCACACCCCAGCAAGGGGGAAGTAGGTTTCAGGGAGACAGACATCCCCTTAGTTGACACCCAGGGGCCAGTGGAGACCGAAGAATAA